The Solibacillus sp. FSL W7-1436 genome window below encodes:
- a CDS encoding sulfite exporter TauE/SafE family protein — protein sequence MENLFIEWLSVDGLILFAIGILASIVGVMFGAAGFVLLPSLLLVGIPIHATVAINKFATGISSFSTVIVLTLKKRVSLKKMIPFMLISAIGGISGAFLATRLAEHTMNIVACTVLIVMFFFVIKKKKKEVVNEQPDIEKKTNLIAPFFISIYDGGLGTGSALLNITYFLKKQVGYVMAAEMTRFLMFASCTTAFLFYLFYGIVNWGVAVPVAVGSIVGSHIGLKIIPYLKGKWVEILLPIIFFLLIIQVISDLLF from the coding sequence ATGGAGAACTTATTTATAGAGTGGCTATCAGTAGATGGGCTCATTTTATTTGCAATCGGCATACTTGCTTCCATTGTAGGGGTCATGTTTGGAGCTGCAGGATTCGTATTGCTTCCTTCCTTATTGTTAGTCGGCATACCCATTCATGCGACTGTCGCAATTAATAAATTTGCAACAGGTATATCTTCATTTTCGACCGTCATTGTTCTGACACTGAAAAAAAGAGTATCACTCAAAAAGATGATTCCTTTTATGCTGATTTCTGCAATTGGCGGTATAAGCGGGGCGTTTTTAGCGACAAGATTAGCGGAACATACGATGAATATTGTTGCTTGTACGGTGTTGATCGTGATGTTCTTTTTCGTTATTAAAAAGAAGAAAAAGGAAGTTGTAAATGAACAGCCGGACATCGAAAAGAAAACTAATTTAATCGCACCCTTTTTTATTAGTATTTATGATGGCGGGCTAGGAACAGGGTCTGCACTGCTAAACATTACATATTTTCTGAAGAAACAAGTCGGCTATGTAATGGCGGCAGAGATGACACGTTTTTTAATGTTTGCAAGCTGTACGACTGCTTTTTTATTTTACTTATTTTATGGGATTGTTAATTGGGGAGTGGCCGTTCCGGTAGCTGTCGGATCGATTGTCGGCTCACATATCGGTCTGAAAATCATTCCTTATTTAAAAGGGAAATGGGTTGAAATTCTGCTCCCCATTATATTTTTCCTTTTAATTATCCAAGTGATATCGGATTTACTATTTTAA
- a CDS encoding ATPase: MGKVFWIPLIASFAAMAVLYFIGYLADLNFLIFKISLSHTEIALLPVFVGAAVGIITERMLKRKAGEVE, translated from the coding sequence ATGGGAAAAGTATTTTGGATTCCATTAATTGCCTCGTTTGCAGCAATGGCCGTTTTATATTTTATCGGTTATTTAGCTGACTTAAATTTTCTTATATTTAAAATTTCCCTCTCGCATACTGAAATTGCTTTACTGCCAGTCTTTGTAGGGGCAGCAGTAGGAATAATAACTGAACGGATGCTTAAAAGGAAGGCAGGGGAAGTTGAATGA
- a CDS encoding DUF5316 domain-containing protein, whose amino-acid sequence MKYLLIGTGLSLIGILIAVIIWDVHMISNITSGMGFIFLIVACLFSGAFVNGDRMRANWSNETKENWVQRNKIAWRSLIMAVPIFAVAFIFYYYLGY is encoded by the coding sequence ATGAAATATTTGCTAATTGGTACAGGATTATCTTTAATAGGTATTTTAATCGCTGTTATTATTTGGGATGTTCATATGATTTCCAATATTACAAGCGGAATGGGTTTTATCTTTCTAATTGTGGCATGTCTTTTCTCGGGAGCCTTTGTAAATGGAGATCGAATGCGGGCAAACTGGTCAAATGAAACGAAAGAAAACTGGGTTCAAAGAAATAAGATTGCATGGCGTTCCCTGATAATGGCGGTTCCTATCTTTGCTGTCGCATTCATCTTTTACTACTATTTAGGCTATTAA
- the psiE gene encoding phosphate-starvation-inducible protein PsiE yields the protein MKFLSKPKPYKEIIPKVLQVILNIGLTVLALALCVMLIIEMVELLKFIFNGEKHEYKYFLAKILVFFLYFEFITMIVKYFKEDYHFPLRYFMYIGITAMLRLIIVEHDSAIDTLIFAGVILILIVSYYIINITPRERPNRKI from the coding sequence ATGAAGTTTTTATCCAAACCTAAGCCCTATAAAGAAATCATTCCGAAAGTGCTGCAAGTGATTTTGAATATTGGTTTAACAGTACTGGCGTTGGCTCTTTGTGTCATGCTTATCATTGAAATGGTCGAGCTTTTAAAGTTCATATTTAACGGGGAAAAGCATGAATACAAATACTTTCTGGCAAAAATTTTAGTATTCTTCCTGTATTTCGAGTTTATCACGATGATAGTGAAATACTTTAAAGAAGATTATCATTTCCCGCTTCGTTATTTCATGTATATTGGAATTACGGCAATGCTCCGGCTTATTATTGTCGAACATGATTCTGCGATAGATACACTCATTTTTGCAGGGGTAATCCTGATATTGATTGTTAGCTATTATATTATCAACATTACACCGAGAGAGAGACCAAACAGAAAAATCTAA
- a CDS encoding M20 metallopeptidase family protein: MVLLTLSKYKDQLHGTVKFIFQPAEEQFPGGAIQMIEEGVLEGVDVIFGNHLLSSVPLGNFTVPKGSATASSDYVEIKIIGKGGHSSAPHTSVNPIVIGAQIVNQVHLLLSQKVDPVQPVVAAITMFNSGVAINVIPEEASIAGTVRTFNEEQRDNVKTVLSHILNNVTVTYGATYELEYKRGYPPLVNTDKEAEIVRDLLNNIDHLSVIEIPPIMASEDFSYYLQQVPGIYFYTGSATEDPATQFPHHHPKFNIDERAMKNSAKGLLSIVHYYLVPEDA, translated from the coding sequence GTGGTCTTGCTGACATTAAGCAAATACAAAGATCAGTTGCACGGAACGGTTAAATTCATATTCCAGCCTGCTGAAGAACAATTTCCGGGAGGAGCCATTCAAATGATAGAAGAAGGGGTGCTGGAAGGAGTAGATGTGATCTTCGGCAATCATTTACTTTCTTCTGTTCCATTGGGGAACTTTACCGTACCAAAAGGGAGTGCAACAGCTTCCAGCGATTATGTGGAAATTAAAATAATCGGTAAAGGCGGACATTCTTCTGCTCCCCACACTTCAGTCAATCCAATTGTGATAGGTGCACAAATAGTCAATCAAGTTCATCTGTTGCTGAGCCAAAAAGTTGATCCGGTACAACCCGTAGTGGCGGCGATTACTATGTTCAATTCCGGTGTTGCAATAAATGTTATCCCCGAAGAAGCATCGATTGCAGGTACGGTTCGTACATTTAACGAGGAACAAAGGGATAATGTCAAAACGGTTTTGAGCCATATTCTCAATAATGTCACAGTAACCTACGGGGCCACTTATGAGCTGGAATATAAGAGAGGGTATCCGCCATTAGTAAATACCGATAAAGAAGCAGAAATTGTAAGAGACTTGCTGAATAATATCGACCATTTAAGCGTAATTGAAATACCCCCTATTATGGCAAGTGAAGATTTTTCCTATTATCTCCAGCAGGTTCCGGGAATCTATTTTTATACTGGTTCAGCTACAGAGGATCCCGCCACTCAATTTCCGCATCATCATCCAAAATTTAATATCGATGAACGGGCAATGAAAAATTCAGCGAAGGGATTATTAAGTATCGTACATTATTATTTAGTTCCAGAGGATGCCTGA
- a CDS encoding LysR family transcriptional regulator, whose amino-acid sequence MNLHTLRIFTNVAKLGSITEAAKFLHISQPAVTVQIRKLEKEIGVKLIEGKGRGIQLTYEGEFLYEQGLRLFHLEEQIDEKFKNFLEKKENIKIASSYISTNYILPPIIAGYKSENPNIDMYVSLGNVQSVERLVLDYKVDFGFVVQSNIGHEDLNFEKIMDIPFWFVVHPTHPLANKTVSIFELSEHDFIYRERGSSTLDLMEAIFYTHNCPLPRFGLQIEGVLESIKVVEAGYGMAIAPACSVKEKLSQGSIARVFVDQVEISQSLFSCTRKVDKREHPFIQYFKRNLSDLEV is encoded by the coding sequence ATGAATTTACATACACTGCGAATTTTCACAAATGTTGCAAAGCTGGGCAGTATAACAGAAGCAGCAAAATTCCTTCATATCAGTCAGCCTGCTGTTACTGTGCAAATACGCAAACTTGAAAAAGAAATCGGAGTTAAACTTATAGAAGGAAAAGGTAGAGGGATTCAGCTCACATATGAAGGCGAATTTCTTTATGAGCAAGGGTTGCGATTATTTCATCTGGAGGAACAGATTGATGAAAAGTTTAAAAACTTTTTGGAAAAAAAGGAGAACATTAAAATTGCTTCCTCCTATATTTCAACAAATTATATTTTGCCGCCAATCATTGCAGGCTATAAATCGGAAAACCCTAATATCGATATGTATGTCTCATTAGGAAATGTTCAATCTGTTGAGCGTCTTGTTCTCGATTATAAAGTCGATTTTGGTTTTGTTGTGCAAAGCAATATAGGTCATGAAGATTTAAACTTTGAAAAAATAATGGATATCCCATTTTGGTTTGTTGTCCATCCAACACATCCTTTGGCAAATAAAACAGTATCGATTTTTGAACTAAGTGAACATGATTTTATATATAGGGAACGAGGCAGTTCAACACTGGATTTGATGGAGGCCATTTTTTATACGCATAATTGCCCGTTACCGAGGTTCGGCTTACAAATAGAAGGTGTACTGGAATCGATTAAAGTTGTCGAAGCGGGGTATGGGATGGCTATTGCCCCAGCATGCAGTGTAAAGGAAAAGTTATCACAGGGAAGCATTGCGCGTGTCTTTGTAGATCAGGTGGAAATCAGTCAGAGCCTATTCAGTTGTACGAGAAAAGTGGATAAGAGGGAGCATCCATTTATTCAATATTTTAAAAGAAACCTAAGTGATTTAGAAGTTTAA
- a CDS encoding S-layer homology domain-containing protein, with the protein MRKTIASISIALGMMFAAGVDVNAATVHYKDVKESDNFYPSVQYLLDQKAISRTLPQFRPYENITRGQVASILAKVLDDRLKEIEYTEWYSGANFIDVPKTDQFFPYINKLDWNGIMRGYYVNDSYSSPRAFGINQPLTRGQFAGVIVKAYEIPLIQLQSYKDSGASPSDIFNGNDFTYPWGQEIATLQTIGILSGYEDGNFKPSTPIKRSQFANMLAKAANGELYFLNQNNLLNDFEHLGISKDTAMEKIKSLTNNTTVKYLASYRDVRYLNAVTMATMIYKEGDILFEDINVKMAVSKDANGMWKLNVEKIN; encoded by the coding sequence GTGAGAAAAACGATTGCCTCCATCAGTATTGCGTTAGGCATGATGTTTGCAGCCGGGGTGGATGTCAATGCTGCGACTGTTCACTACAAAGACGTCAAGGAATCGGACAACTTTTATCCCTCTGTTCAGTATTTACTGGATCAAAAAGCAATTAGCCGGACATTGCCGCAATTTAGACCATATGAAAATATTACGCGTGGACAAGTTGCAAGTATACTGGCAAAAGTATTGGATGACCGCTTAAAAGAAATTGAATATACGGAATGGTACAGTGGTGCGAACTTTATTGATGTGCCAAAAACAGATCAATTTTTCCCTTACATTAATAAGCTGGACTGGAACGGGATAATGCGCGGGTATTATGTGAATGATTCTTATTCCTCTCCAAGGGCTTTCGGTATTAACCAGCCCCTAACGCGCGGGCAATTTGCCGGAGTCATTGTAAAAGCATATGAAATTCCGTTAATTCAATTGCAAAGCTACAAAGACAGCGGCGCTTCCCCATCTGATATATTTAACGGAAATGATTTTACGTATCCTTGGGGGCAGGAGATCGCAACACTTCAAACAATCGGAATTTTAAGTGGTTACGAGGACGGAAATTTCAAACCAAGTACACCGATTAAACGTTCCCAGTTTGCAAATATGCTTGCGAAAGCTGCAAATGGCGAACTGTATTTCTTAAATCAAAACAACCTGCTCAATGACTTTGAACATCTAGGTATTTCTAAAGATACCGCAATGGAAAAGATCAAATCATTAACTAATAATACAACTGTTAAATATTTAGCTTCCTATAGAGATGTACGATATTTAAATGCTGTGACTATGGCAACGATGATCTATAAAGAAGGAGACATTTTGTTCGAAGATATTAATGTGAAAATGGCGGTTTCAAAAGATGCGAACGGAATGTGGAAACTGAATGTTGAAAAGATCAATTAA
- a CDS encoding aminoglycoside phosphotransferase family protein — protein MVDIKNYDTFKKIEAIHKGWSDDKKYYIETVTNERLLLRICDIAEYDKKKNEYEIINCLAERGLPVSRPVDFGLCDNGKSVYTIFVWCDGEDAEQILPNLTEAEQYSLGVKSGQILKGIHSIPAPAEQEEWGTRFNRKADSKIKMYQDCDVKIAGDDKIIRYIEENRHLLEGREQCFHHGDFHVGNMIISPQKELYVIDFNRSDYGDPWEEFNRIVWSADTSPYFATGQLNGYFNGTPPMEFFPLLAFYISSNMLSSLPWAVDYGEDDLNVMKNQAKNVLEWFDGMNNPVPTWYKGELNLVD, from the coding sequence ATGGTCGATATAAAAAACTACGATACATTCAAGAAAATTGAAGCGATCCATAAAGGATGGTCGGACGATAAAAAGTACTATATAGAAACAGTTACAAATGAGAGGCTGTTGCTTCGCATATGCGATATCGCGGAGTATGATAAAAAGAAAAATGAGTATGAAATTATAAATTGCTTAGCTGAAAGGGGCTTGCCTGTTTCACGGCCTGTCGATTTTGGATTATGTGACAATGGCAAAAGTGTCTATACGATTTTTGTATGGTGTGACGGTGAAGATGCGGAGCAGATACTGCCGAACCTGACAGAAGCTGAACAATATTCACTAGGGGTAAAATCAGGGCAAATACTGAAGGGAATTCACAGCATTCCTGCACCAGCAGAGCAGGAAGAATGGGGAACAAGATTTAATCGTAAAGCGGACAGTAAAATTAAAATGTACCAAGACTGTGATGTAAAAATAGCTGGTGACGATAAAATTATTCGGTATATTGAAGAGAACAGACACCTCCTGGAAGGCAGGGAGCAATGTTTTCATCACGGTGACTTCCATGTTGGAAATATGATTATATCCCCTCAGAAAGAGCTGTATGTAATTGACTTTAACCGCAGTGACTATGGAGATCCGTGGGAAGAGTTTAACCGGATAGTGTGGAGTGCCGATACCAGTCCATACTTTGCTACAGGGCAGCTTAACGGATATTTTAACGGAACACCGCCGATGGAATTTTTCCCGTTGCTTGCATTCTATATAAGCAGTAATATGCTGTCATCCCTTCCTTGGGCTGTAGATTACGGGGAAGACGATTTAAACGTAATGAAAAATCAGGCAAAAAATGTTCTGGAATGGTTTGACGGTATGAACAATCCTGTACCGACTTGGTATAAAGGAGAATTAAATTTGGTTGATTAA
- a CDS encoding DMT family transporter, translated as MKNSVFIGSVLCFIAAVSWGAMFPVAHDAFKHIDPFYFTIFRYGAVTVILVALLLWKEGKKAFRFEGKGLQLWFFGTMAFTIYNLLIFWGEDMLGQSGVMTASIMESLMPMISIVISWMIFKHRPSLFTLLCVLLSFIGAVLVITKGDLQAFLGTTGQFIPSLLIFIAVVGWVIYTMGANEFSHWSALRYSTLSCLLGTVTALFVTLGATMFGAVPVPAVNDVVAVGPHLLFMIIFPGVIALLGWNIGVSYLTPLNALLFINFVPVTTLFISIVQGNAVTVFDIVGTVLIIIALLSNNMYLRMRDKKRTHHSVQSTWSEGVS; from the coding sequence TTGAAAAATAGCGTTTTTATAGGTTCTGTTCTTTGTTTTATAGCTGCAGTATCATGGGGGGCAATGTTTCCGGTAGCACATGATGCGTTTAAACATATAGATCCTTTCTACTTTACTATTTTCAGATATGGCGCAGTGACAGTCATTTTAGTTGCACTGTTATTATGGAAAGAAGGAAAGAAAGCTTTCCGTTTTGAAGGGAAGGGCCTGCAGCTTTGGTTTTTCGGAACAATGGCCTTTACAATATACAATTTGCTTATTTTCTGGGGCGAGGATATGCTCGGACAATCCGGTGTTATGACGGCTTCTATAATGGAATCGCTGATGCCGATGATTTCGATTGTCATCTCGTGGATGATTTTTAAACATCGTCCATCCCTGTTTACATTACTCTGTGTATTGCTGTCATTTATCGGGGCGGTATTAGTAATTACTAAAGGCGATCTTCAGGCATTTTTAGGCACGACGGGTCAGTTTATTCCGTCACTGTTAATCTTTATCGCTGTTGTTGGCTGGGTAATTTATACAATGGGTGCCAATGAATTCAGTCATTGGTCTGCTTTGCGCTATTCTACCTTGAGCTGTTTACTTGGAACGGTAACCGCGTTGTTCGTTACTTTAGGTGCAACAATGTTCGGTGCTGTACCGGTGCCGGCAGTAAATGATGTAGTTGCAGTAGGTCCGCACTTACTGTTTATGATTATTTTCCCGGGTGTTATCGCTTTATTGGGCTGGAATATTGGCGTTAGCTACCTGACCCCTTTAAATGCATTACTGTTCATCAATTTCGTTCCTGTTACAACTCTGTTTATTTCCATTGTTCAGGGGAATGCAGTAACGGTATTTGATATTGTTGGAACAGTGTTGATTATTATTGCGCTGCTATCTAACAATATGTATTTAAGAATGCGTGACAAAAAAAGAACCCATCATTCGGTGCAATCTACATGGAGTGAAGGGGTTTCCTAA
- a CDS encoding class I SAM-dependent methyltransferase — protein MIAYYYDQLHTWGKEDDFFMELLQLTKAKKIADLGCGTGRVTIELAKAGYEVTGIDPNEEAVLRAQNKAHAESVSWIVGDSQDLTVNSYDAVIMTANVAQVFISEESWNRVLQDVFKALKPGGYFIFDARNPQAKVWEEWQKDETVDELQDVHTGDPLLYWDEYEGLDRNVFTFYEKIKNVNTDITYEAKVQLIFRSFEEISSSLKEAGFSTVDAYEDFKLQPATNQAKSYVFHCIK, from the coding sequence ATGATTGCCTATTACTACGACCAGCTTCATACATGGGGGAAAGAAGATGATTTCTTCATGGAGCTGCTCCAATTAACAAAAGCTAAAAAGATTGCCGACTTGGGCTGTGGTACAGGGCGGGTAACGATAGAATTGGCAAAGGCCGGTTATGAAGTAACTGGAATCGACCCAAATGAAGAAGCGGTTCTTCGAGCTCAAAATAAAGCTCATGCAGAGTCGGTTTCATGGATAGTCGGTGATAGTCAGGACCTGACAGTTAACTCGTATGATGCAGTAATCATGACAGCGAATGTGGCGCAGGTTTTTATTTCGGAAGAGAGCTGGAATCGTGTACTGCAGGATGTATTTAAAGCATTAAAGCCTGGTGGGTACTTTATTTTTGATGCGCGGAATCCTCAAGCTAAAGTATGGGAAGAATGGCAAAAAGATGAGACGGTAGACGAGCTTCAAGATGTTCATACAGGGGACCCGTTGCTGTACTGGGATGAATATGAAGGACTGGATCGGAATGTTTTTACCTTTTATGAAAAAATCAAAAATGTTAATACGGATATTACATACGAAGCAAAGGTTCAGCTAATATTCCGTAGCTTTGAAGAAATTTCGTCCTCTCTTAAAGAAGCGGGATTTTCGACAGTGGACGCTTATGAAGATTTTAAATTACAGCCGGCTACGAATCAGGCAAAATCGTATGTCTTTCATTGTATAAAATGA
- a CDS encoding LysR family transcriptional regulator: MEFKDLEIFQLVAEKGTVTEVAKEMNYVQSNITSRIQKLEVELNTPLFNRHRRGMILTPEGKKLLAYSEKILLLTDEMKRAVLNKEEPIGKLEIGTVETVYHLPNILSSYIKNYENVDLSLITGVTEKLEEKVLNYKLDGAFITASNVHPDLEAYDVFDEELVLITEPRKKKLEGLKDEPFLCFKKGCGYRARLEKWYEQEGAMPEKVMEFGTLETIIRSVAMGLGVSFVPRSAVAHLEKSGEITCLQLPGEYSQVKTVFIRRADAYLTTTIEKFIETIQHNRQLI, translated from the coding sequence ATGGAGTTTAAAGATTTGGAGATTTTTCAGCTCGTTGCAGAGAAAGGCACTGTTACGGAAGTTGCAAAAGAGATGAATTACGTACAATCGAATATTACATCAAGAATTCAAAAGCTTGAGGTGGAGTTAAATACACCATTGTTCAACAGACATCGTCGTGGAATGATTTTAACTCCCGAAGGAAAAAAACTATTGGCCTATAGTGAAAAGATATTATTGCTGACGGATGAAATGAAGCGGGCCGTCCTTAATAAAGAAGAACCAATCGGCAAACTGGAAATCGGTACAGTGGAAACGGTGTATCATTTACCGAATATCTTGTCTTCCTATATAAAAAACTATGAAAATGTAGACTTGTCACTAATAACAGGGGTCACGGAAAAGTTAGAAGAAAAAGTATTGAATTATAAATTGGACGGAGCTTTTATTACAGCGTCAAATGTTCATCCGGATCTTGAAGCATATGATGTATTTGATGAGGAGCTTGTCCTCATTACGGAGCCCCGCAAGAAGAAATTGGAGGGGCTGAAAGATGAACCGTTCCTTTGTTTTAAAAAAGGCTGCGGTTACCGGGCACGTCTGGAAAAATGGTATGAGCAAGAAGGTGCAATGCCCGAAAAGGTAATGGAGTTCGGAACATTGGAAACGATTATACGCAGTGTTGCAATGGGGCTCGGCGTATCATTTGTCCCAAGGTCGGCAGTAGCCCACCTGGAAAAAAGCGGAGAAATCACTTGTCTTCAATTGCCAGGTGAATACAGCCAAGTTAAAACAGTTTTTATCCGCAGGGCAGATGCGTACTTAACGACAACGATCGAAAAATTTATTGAAACGATTCAACATAATAGACAGTTAATCTAA
- a CDS encoding methyl-accepting chemotaxis protein produces MHTKLQAVVDTMELYQATFPEDACIIVASNEEVVGYLPGKFVDLKINVGLKMVDFRGTVTERALTTKRFLREEKGPERFGFAYISSAQPIFDGKDIIGVVSAIISNEKMDSMRQLATELSSAVEEMTATNEELTAASMDVSNRLDGLVTSTEVMTADIGEINQMVDLVKGIASKSQILGLNASIEAARSGEHGRGFAVVAKEIQKMAQNSKESAEKIAAQLNNIRVSIADVSGTTSQIAAFTEQFATSMHELNDAYGSVNGTAEKLLEISEIK; encoded by the coding sequence ATGCATACAAAATTACAGGCAGTGGTAGATACGATGGAGTTATATCAGGCAACTTTTCCGGAGGATGCTTGTATCATTGTAGCGAGCAATGAAGAGGTTGTTGGATACTTACCGGGAAAGTTCGTAGATTTAAAAATTAATGTAGGGTTGAAGATGGTAGATTTTCGCGGCACTGTTACAGAGCGTGCATTGACGACAAAGCGCTTTTTAAGAGAAGAAAAAGGTCCGGAAAGATTTGGGTTTGCTTATATTTCATCCGCTCAGCCAATCTTTGACGGAAAAGATATAATCGGAGTAGTAAGTGCCATTATTTCAAATGAAAAAATGGACTCCATGCGTCAATTAGCGACCGAGTTATCGAGTGCAGTAGAAGAAATGACTGCAACGAATGAAGAGTTAACTGCAGCGAGCATGGACGTATCTAACCGGTTAGATGGACTTGTTACATCAACAGAAGTAATGACGGCCGATATCGGGGAAATTAACCAAATGGTAGACCTTGTAAAAGGAATTGCATCGAAATCGCAAATTTTAGGATTAAATGCATCAATTGAAGCGGCTCGTTCTGGCGAACACGGAAGAGGCTTTGCTGTTGTAGCGAAGGAAATTCAGAAAATGGCGCAGAACAGCAAAGAAAGCGCAGAAAAAATTGCTGCGCAGCTTAATAATATTCGTGTTTCCATTGCAGATGTAAGTGGAACAACAAGCCAAATCGCAGCGTTTACAGAACAGTTTGCTACAAGTATGCATGAACTGAACGATGCATATGGAAGTGTGAACGGCACGGCGGAAAAGCTATTGGAAATTAGTGAAATAAAATAA
- a CDS encoding S-layer homology domain-containing protein has product MKVIQLAFLLIFTVCFIIVTPATAAEKTIDQYYMDDVSYEHGAYEQLERFLYANIIDGYEEPTVYEEDGEVYEYTSILLKPENSITRAQFTKILVNAMNLKTGDIKKEFSDVNTSAWYYDFVQIASSKGIITGKEDGTFKPNDKITRAQMAAMIYRAFNGTVDFSKTGKMFIDVNPNSYSYEAIVKTAGAGIVNGYGETFKPNDYAKRSHAVLMIDRALHLESGEAEDEASIIATVNRYIDKEFEFSSDTENVEDMDALYRETTTGYYLAYSLDSQLLLEDADFSTGSSSSEKIGEYSSKLITLNKRFAAVKIDDLKVHIKMTDPEINFNLEMTLDLSGTAYLKKTEDGQWKIYNLVYDEEDYDNMLTAAAAMEE; this is encoded by the coding sequence TTGAAGGTAATTCAATTAGCATTTTTATTAATTTTTACAGTTTGTTTTATTATTGTAACGCCAGCGACGGCAGCAGAAAAAACGATCGATCAGTATTACATGGATGATGTAAGTTATGAACATGGCGCATATGAGCAGTTGGAGCGTTTCTTATATGCAAATATTATCGATGGATATGAAGAACCGACAGTTTATGAAGAAGATGGAGAAGTATACGAATACACTTCAATTCTTTTAAAGCCCGAAAATAGCATTACGCGTGCACAGTTTACGAAGATTTTAGTGAACGCAATGAATTTAAAAACCGGTGATATTAAAAAAGAGTTCTCTGATGTAAACACTTCTGCCTGGTATTATGATTTTGTTCAGATTGCCAGCAGTAAAGGCATTATTACCGGTAAAGAAGATGGTACATTTAAACCGAACGATAAAATTACACGTGCTCAAATGGCTGCGATGATTTATCGCGCATTTAATGGAACAGTTGATTTTTCGAAAACAGGAAAAATGTTTATCGATGTAAATCCAAACAGCTATTCTTATGAGGCGATTGTGAAAACAGCAGGTGCCGGTATTGTAAATGGCTACGGAGAAACATTTAAACCGAATGATTATGCAAAGCGTTCTCATGCAGTATTGATGATTGACCGTGCCTTGCATTTGGAGAGTGGTGAAGCAGAAGATGAAGCTTCAATCATTGCAACAGTGAATCGTTATATTGATAAAGAGTTTGAGTTTTCTTCAGACACGGAAAACGTAGAAGATATGGATGCGCTCTATCGTGAAACAACAACAGGCTACTATTTAGCATATTCCCTTGATAGCCAGTTGCTATTGGAAGACGCAGATTTTTCGACTGGTTCAAGTTCATCTGAAAAAATCGGCGAGTATTCAAGTAAGTTGATTACACTGAATAAACGTTTTGCCGCAGTAAAAATTGATGATTTGAAAGTTCATATTAAGATGACTGACCCGGAAATCAACTTTAATCTGGAAATGACATTAGACTTATCCGGAACGGCCTACTTAAAGAAAACAGAAGACGGTCAATGGAAAATCTATAATCTGGTCTATGATGAAGAAGACTACGATAACATGCTGACTGCAGCTGCAGCGATGGAAGAATAA